From Methanosarcina lacustris Z-7289, one genomic window encodes:
- a CDS encoding pyridoxamine 5'-phosphate oxidase family protein, producing MTSKLMDYFNKQPRIGVLSTASKDGKVDSAVFGSPNMTDEKTVVIATGQNRTFSNLQENPYAMFLIMEPGADIMAWKGIRVYLKMKESATSGKMLDMIKSQIAKMAGEEAAKVNYPSLKPSPNGSGF from the coding sequence ATGACGTCAAAATTGATGGACTACTTTAACAAGCAACCGAGAATTGGGGTTCTCAGCACAGCGAGTAAAGACGGAAAGGTAGATTCGGCTGTTTTCGGCTCGCCCAATATGACCGATGAAAAGACCGTTGTAATAGCAACAGGTCAGAACCGCACGTTCTCAAACCTTCAGGAGAACCCTTACGCAATGTTCCTGATAATGGAGCCAGGAGCAGATATTATGGCATGGAAAGGGATCAGGGTTTATCTGAAGATGAAGGAATCTGCGACTTCAGGAAAAATGCTTGATATGATCAAAAGCCAGATCGCAAAAATGGCCGGTGAGGAAGCGGCAAAGGTCAACTACCCCTCCCTAAAACCTTCGCCTAACGGCTCAGGTTTTTGA
- a CDS encoding saccharopine dehydrogenase C-terminal domain-containing protein has translation MKKKFSNKILIVGYGSVSQCTLPILLDKLDVPLENITLIDFEDKSKALKKYTNQGLRFVCEKITPQNLDQVLSQYMEDEGLIIDLSWNIGANDILKWSHDHNVLYVNTSVEVWDPTEDFLTRSLLEKSLYLRQMRLRELSRDWKDSPTAVVDHGANPGLISHFVKQGLLDIASRTCEDKKVSPEDEQEIALFAKNRDFARLAKKLEIKVIHCSERDTQIANRPKEVNEFVGTWSIEGLREEGTAPVEIAWGTHERKLPPLAHIPPYGPKNVIFLPQMGINTLVRSWIPDEEIAGMAIRHGESYGLSKLLTVWEEGEAVYRPTVHYAYMPCHDTLSSLCELRGRNYELQPRLRIMTNEITSGEDIIGALLMGHSYNSWWTGSALSIEDARPLAPGQNATTLQVAAGIVAAVLWMLENPREGIKTPEDLPHDFVLDIAKPYLGKFISTPSDWTPLKNRKIFFKENPAVKHNPDPWQFENFLFVS, from the coding sequence ATGAAAAAAAAGTTTTCCAATAAAATCCTCATTGTAGGTTATGGCTCAGTTTCACAATGCACCCTACCCATTTTACTGGACAAACTCGATGTTCCGCTAGAAAACATTACATTAATTGATTTTGAAGACAAATCAAAAGCCCTGAAAAAATATACTAATCAAGGGTTAAGATTTGTCTGTGAAAAGATTACCCCACAAAATTTGGATCAAGTTCTGTCACAATATATGGAAGACGAAGGCTTGATAATTGATCTTTCATGGAATATCGGTGCTAATGACATCCTTAAGTGGTCTCATGATCACAATGTATTGTACGTTAACACTTCGGTTGAAGTGTGGGATCCTACTGAGGATTTTTTGACTCGAAGTTTATTGGAAAAATCTCTTTATTTACGGCAAATGAGATTGCGTGAACTTTCCCGTGATTGGAAAGATTCACCGACTGCTGTTGTTGACCATGGTGCAAATCCTGGCCTGATATCTCACTTCGTAAAACAAGGCTTGTTGGATATTGCTTCCCGCACCTGTGAAGATAAGAAAGTATCTCCCGAAGATGAACAGGAAATTGCCCTCTTTGCAAAAAACAGGGATTTTGCCCGCCTGGCTAAGAAATTGGAAATCAAAGTGATCCATTGTAGCGAGCGAGATACTCAAATTGCCAACCGACCAAAAGAGGTTAATGAATTTGTAGGGACATGGAGCATTGAAGGATTGAGGGAAGAAGGAACGGCTCCGGTTGAAATAGCCTGGGGAACACATGAGAGAAAACTGCCGCCTCTGGCGCATATACCTCCGTACGGGCCGAAAAATGTGATTTTCTTGCCCCAGATGGGCATTAATACATTGGTCAGATCGTGGATACCGGATGAAGAAATTGCAGGTATGGCGATCCGTCATGGCGAATCATATGGCCTTTCAAAACTGTTAACTGTTTGGGAAGAAGGAGAGGCGGTCTATAGGCCTACCGTACATTATGCTTATATGCCCTGTCATGATACACTTTCCTCTCTTTGCGAATTGCGAGGCCGGAATTATGAGCTCCAACCCAGACTCAGGATTATGACAAATGAAATCACATCTGGCGAGGATATAATAGGGGCACTCTTGATGGGCCATTCTTATAATTCCTGGTGGACTGGGAGTGCATTGAGCATTGAAGATGCCAGACCCCTTGCTCCCGGTCAGAATGCTACTACTCTTCAGGTAGCTGCAGGCATTGTTGCTGCTGTACTCTGGATGCTTGAAAATCCGCGAGAAGGCATTAAAACACCTGAGGACTTGCCTCATGATTTTGTCCTGGATATTGCCAAACCGTATCTTGGAAAATTTATTTCCACACCTTCGGACTGGACCCCGCTTAAAAATCGCAAAATATTTTTCAAAGAAAATCCAGCCGTGAAACACAATCCTGATCCATGGCAATTCGAAAACTTTCTTTTCGTAAGTTAA
- a CDS encoding cation:proton antiporter domain-containing protein, whose protein sequence is MAFNLLTDLLIIFGLSIPVVYIFSRLKISPLVGFLITGILAGPYGFGLIQETENIEVMSEIGVVLLLFTIGIEFSLRELLKIKRIMLLGGGLQMSLTAAVVSLLLWWLGYSPETAVFMGLIVALSSTAIVLKLLQEKGEIYSAHGRIALGILIFQDIAAVLIIILAPLLAGEAVVGSDLLELLFRGIGLVLLTLVSARYVVPFVLFNVAKTRNNELFLLSVVVIGLAVAWITSIAGLSLALGAFLAGLIISESEYAAQALGTVISFKDMFMSIFFISTGMMLNLDQMLTHLPLILTATVLVLVLKTTVNALTTFLIGFPLHTMILVGFSLAQVGEFSLVTAQVGFENGIFSETIYQEFLAVTVLSMVLTPFFTELGYYSAVSSQQLSLPKILTNNRYSLQDGGQEDELENHLVIIGYGVSGKNVGIAAKKASIPFMVIEINPETVRQEKLNGVNIIYGDAAQKAVLEHTGIKTAKSIVITAGNPVSTWKIIEVAKRLNPDIHIIARTHFLDTIDSFYTLGADEVISDEFECSIELFSRVLNKYMVPAKEIESMNTQLRADHYMMLRGPEIQRKNVSGLSLDFSDVEVKSIRVEKQSGAAGKTLGDLDLRNKYGVTVIAISRNHRLMYDLRAETKFSPDDILLVISPPEQLEEIRELFENGV, encoded by the coding sequence ATGGCATTTAATCTTCTGACCGACCTGCTGATTATTTTTGGTCTTTCTATTCCTGTTGTTTATATTTTTTCCAGGTTGAAGATCTCTCCACTCGTGGGTTTCCTGATTACCGGTATTCTTGCCGGGCCGTATGGTTTTGGACTGATTCAGGAAACTGAAAATATTGAGGTTATGTCCGAAATCGGAGTTGTCTTGCTGCTCTTTACTATTGGGATAGAGTTTTCCCTGCGCGAGCTCCTGAAAATAAAGAGGATCATGCTCCTGGGAGGAGGGCTGCAGATGTCTCTTACGGCTGCTGTTGTTTCTCTTCTCTTATGGTGGCTTGGTTATTCTCCTGAGACTGCGGTTTTCATGGGGCTTATTGTAGCGCTTAGCAGTACGGCTATTGTCCTGAAATTGCTGCAGGAAAAAGGGGAGATCTATAGCGCTCACGGGAGGATAGCACTCGGAATACTTATTTTCCAGGACATAGCTGCGGTTTTGATAATCATCCTTGCCCCGTTGCTTGCAGGAGAGGCGGTGGTCGGAAGCGATCTTCTCGAGCTTTTATTCAGGGGGATAGGGCTTGTTCTTCTCACTCTTGTAAGTGCGCGTTACGTAGTTCCTTTTGTCTTATTCAATGTGGCAAAAACACGCAACAATGAGCTTTTCCTGCTAAGCGTAGTCGTAATAGGGCTTGCTGTTGCCTGGATAACTTCCATAGCCGGGCTTTCCCTTGCACTCGGGGCTTTTCTGGCAGGGCTTATTATCTCCGAGTCCGAGTATGCTGCACAGGCGCTCGGGACGGTTATTTCTTTCAAGGACATGTTCATGAGCATCTTTTTTATTTCAACCGGGATGATGCTGAACCTTGACCAGATGTTAACTCATCTCCCACTGATTCTTACAGCCACTGTCCTTGTTCTTGTCCTGAAAACCACAGTAAACGCTCTCACCACTTTTCTCATAGGTTTTCCCCTGCATACCATGATCCTGGTTGGGTTTTCCCTGGCTCAGGTCGGAGAATTTTCTCTGGTCACTGCGCAGGTAGGCTTTGAAAATGGAATCTTTTCTGAGACAATCTACCAGGAGTTCCTTGCCGTTACCGTGCTTTCGATGGTGTTAACTCCTTTTTTCACGGAACTGGGATACTATTCTGCAGTTTCCAGCCAACAACTTTCCCTTCCCAAAATTTTGACAAATAACCGATACAGTTTGCAGGACGGAGGACAGGAAGATGAGCTTGAGAACCATCTGGTTATAATAGGCTACGGGGTAAGCGGAAAAAATGTTGGAATTGCCGCAAAAAAGGCTTCTATACCCTTTATGGTAATCGAGATCAATCCGGAGACTGTCCGGCAGGAAAAACTGAACGGAGTAAACATCATTTATGGGGATGCCGCTCAAAAAGCCGTGCTTGAACACACAGGCATCAAAACTGCCAAATCAATTGTAATAACTGCAGGCAATCCTGTAAGTACCTGGAAAATCATTGAAGTGGCTAAAAGGCTGAACCCTGACATTCATATTATTGCAAGGACTCACTTTCTGGACACAATTGATAGCTTTTATACTCTCGGAGCCGACGAGGTTATCTCGGACGAATTTGAGTGTTCTATAGAGCTTTTCTCCAGAGTTCTGAACAAGTACATGGTCCCGGCTAAAGAGATTGAAAGCATGAATACTCAACTTCGAGCTGATCATTATATGATGCTGCGTGGCCCTGAAATACAGAGGAAAAATGTATCCGGGCTGTCTCTTGACTTTTCTGATGTGGAGGTCAAAAGTATAAGGGTCGAAAAACAATCCGGGGCTGCAGGGAAAACTCTTGGAGATCTTGATCTCCGAAATAAGTATGGGGTTACAGTTATTGCAATTTCCCGAAACCACAGGCTTATGTACGATCTGAGAGCTGAGACGAAATTTAGTCCAGACGATATCCTACTTGTAATCAGTCCTCCAGAACAACTTGAGGAAATTAGGGAGCTCTTTGAAAATGGTGTATAA
- the hdrB gene encoding ferredoxin:CoB-CoM heterodisulfide reductase subunit HdrB translates to MKAIESIPDSKLLLFKSCMVGQEYPGIETATSYVFDRLGVDYCVNDEQSCCTGIGHYTDVFEGLTTAAIAARNFAVAKKCGYPNITCLCSTCYAVNKDACELLNNNTEVREKVNSIFREKGLDDLVYEKGDMNPRTNIYHAVEVLLSKVDQIKEAKKFDFSGVKTASHHACHYYKVKYLDVVGNPENPQLIDTIAEACGASPVRWYEDRSLTCGMGFSQIHLNKNTSLQVTKAKLDSLQRVGVELMLHMCPNCQIQYDRYQPVIEKEFGVEYDMVHMNIAQFVALSMGADPYKVCGFQTHSVPLEGFLEKMGII, encoded by the coding sequence TTGAAAGCGATAGAGAGTATACCGGACAGCAAGCTCTTACTGTTTAAGAGTTGCATGGTCGGGCAGGAATACCCTGGAATAGAAACAGCTACCAGTTATGTGTTTGACCGGCTCGGGGTGGATTACTGTGTAAACGATGAGCAGTCCTGCTGCACGGGGATCGGGCACTACACCGATGTCTTTGAGGGGCTCACAACAGCAGCCATCGCAGCCCGGAACTTTGCAGTCGCCAAAAAGTGCGGGTACCCAAACATAACCTGCCTCTGTTCAACCTGCTATGCCGTAAATAAGGATGCATGTGAACTCCTTAACAACAACACTGAGGTCCGGGAAAAAGTTAATTCCATCTTCAGAGAAAAAGGTTTAGATGACCTGGTTTACGAAAAGGGCGATATGAACCCGCGGACCAATATCTATCATGCAGTTGAGGTCCTCCTGAGTAAAGTTGACCAGATAAAGGAAGCGAAAAAATTCGATTTTTCAGGAGTTAAAACAGCCTCTCATCATGCCTGTCATTACTATAAAGTCAAATACCTTGATGTAGTCGGAAACCCCGAAAACCCTCAGCTTATAGATACGATAGCTGAAGCCTGCGGAGCATCCCCTGTCCGCTGGTACGAAGACCGCTCTCTTACCTGCGGAATGGGCTTTTCTCAGATCCACCTTAATAAAAACACTTCCCTCCAGGTAACAAAAGCCAAACTGGACAGCCTTCAGAGAGTCGGGGTGGAGTTGATGCTTCACATGTGCCCGAACTGTCAGATCCAGTACGACCGCTACCAGCCCGTTATTGAAAAAGAGTTCGGGGTAGAGTACGACATGGTACACATGAATATTGCCCAGTTCGTAGCTCTTTCAATGGGAGCAGACCCCTACAAAGTATGCGGTTTCCAGACTCACTCCGTGCCTCTGGAAGGTTTTCTTGAAAAGATGGGAATTATCTGA
- a CDS encoding transcriptional regulator, whose protein sequence is MVDESGLVIETTDIMNEIPLSMGSSEYEMIQLLRKINISRPIALTLACLAKGREISSQSIEMVSGLRQPEVSVAMRYLRENNWINIREEKKSKGKGRPIKLYRLMVPMDHIVSKIEDEIIAESRLVLGNIERLKHIA, encoded by the coding sequence ATGGTAGATGAAAGTGGTTTAGTTATAGAAACTACTGACATAATGAACGAGATTCCCTTATCCATGGGATCAAGCGAATATGAAATGATACAATTATTGAGAAAAATAAATATCAGCAGGCCTATTGCTCTTACCCTCGCCTGCCTTGCAAAAGGAAGGGAAATCTCTTCCCAGAGCATCGAAATGGTATCTGGCCTGAGACAACCGGAAGTCAGTGTTGCAATGCGGTACCTCCGCGAAAACAACTGGATTAATATCCGGGAAGAAAAGAAATCAAAAGGTAAAGGCAGACCAATCAAGCTGTACAGGCTAATGGTTCCAATGGACCACATTGTCAGCAAGATCGAAGACGAAATCATAGCCGAAAGCAGACTTGTGCTGGGAAATATCGAACGCCTGAAGCACATTGCCTGA
- the hdrC gene encoding ferredoxin:CoB-CoM heterodisulfide reductase subunit HdrC — protein sequence MKPYVNKFDTPECKTLAETAKKSIRTPESMGLDRCIQCGACTASCPAARFTDYSPRQIVKKVMENDRSVLESEMIWSCFYCYSCNLRCPRNNSPATIVQVLRQMAINEGIGVEKLAYFLEIGEVLAENGASKVPGAGVKNMEKDLGERWIGIKRNLEPIRSELGLSARDVRNTHGEVQAILESTGYFEREKWIKSRIQENKIHGLLKPAGTKNEKKRGGFGFESDREYTGQQALTV from the coding sequence ATGAAGCCATATGTAAACAAATTCGATACCCCCGAGTGTAAAACTCTTGCAGAGACCGCAAAAAAAAGTATCCGAACCCCTGAATCCATGGGACTGGACCGTTGTATCCAGTGTGGAGCCTGCACCGCTTCCTGTCCTGCAGCCCGGTTTACGGACTACAGCCCCCGGCAGATCGTAAAAAAGGTGATGGAAAACGACCGCAGTGTGCTTGAATCTGAAATGATCTGGTCCTGCTTCTACTGCTATTCCTGCAATTTACGCTGTCCCAGGAACAACAGCCCTGCAACAATCGTGCAGGTGCTGCGACAGATGGCTATCAACGAAGGAATCGGGGTGGAAAAGCTTGCCTATTTCCTTGAGATCGGAGAAGTCCTTGCAGAAAACGGAGCCAGCAAGGTCCCGGGCGCCGGTGTCAAGAATATGGAAAAAGACCTTGGAGAGCGCTGGATTGGAATTAAAAGGAATCTGGAGCCCATCCGTTCCGAACTGGGGCTCAGTGCCAGGGATGTCAGAAATACCCATGGGGAAGTCCAGGCTATTCTTGAGAGCACAGGTTATTTTGAAAGGGAAAAATGGATTAAATCAAGGATCCAGGAAAACAAAATTCACGGGCTCCTGAAGCCCGCCGGGACTAAAAACGAAAAAAAACGGGGAGGCTTCGGCTTTGAAAGCGATAGAGAGTATACCGGACAGCAAGCTCTTACTGTTTAA
- the iscB gene encoding RNA-guided endonuclease IscB, protein MFVFVLSKDGNPLMPTKPAKARILLKTGKAKVVRTTPFTIKLLFESSGYTQPVTAGIDTGSKAVGCAAIASGKVLYQSEISLRENVSKKMQQRQMYRRSRRSRKTRYRPARFDNRGNSKKEGRLDPSIRSKLEAHFREKRFVESLLPVTEWKVELASFDIHKITNPEVSGKGYQEGDLKGFYNVKAYVLDRDGYTCQHCRGKSKDSRLHCHHIVFRSNQGTDAPENLITLCETCHKALHKGEFELSERRSNTKHATEVGIVKSLIKKSGWSFEEVFGYETKFWREQVLGLEKTHYFDAVAICCGDKQTVEPDDTVYFKKHVPAGDYQQTKGKRSEKNIPTGKLFGLRKFDLVKTEKGIGIVWGKRSSGYFSISDIFGNKISDSVNVKKKCRRLSARSTTLVQTIQLTHSSPTCHFRQAGTVEEGVSC, encoded by the coding sequence ATGTTTGTATTTGTACTCAGCAAAGACGGAAACCCGCTAATGCCCACGAAACCGGCAAAAGCGAGGATCTTGCTCAAAACAGGAAAGGCAAAAGTGGTCCGAACCACGCCCTTCACAATCAAGTTACTTTTCGAAAGCAGTGGATACACTCAACCCGTAACTGCCGGGATTGACACAGGATCGAAAGCCGTAGGATGTGCTGCTATCGCTTCCGGAAAAGTGTTGTATCAGTCCGAAATCTCCCTGAGAGAAAACGTTTCTAAAAAGATGCAACAAAGACAGATGTACAGACGAAGCCGGAGAAGCCGGAAGACAAGGTACAGGCCAGCAAGGTTCGATAACCGGGGAAATTCAAAGAAAGAAGGAAGATTGGATCCTTCTATCCGAAGCAAACTTGAAGCTCATTTTCGGGAAAAGAGGTTTGTGGAATCCCTGCTTCCTGTAACCGAGTGGAAAGTAGAACTTGCTTCCTTTGATATTCACAAAATCACAAATCCGGAGGTTTCCGGAAAAGGGTACCAGGAAGGGGACCTTAAAGGTTTCTACAATGTCAAAGCTTACGTTCTGGACAGGGACGGGTACACCTGCCAGCACTGCAGGGGAAAGTCAAAGGATTCCAGATTGCATTGCCATCATATCGTTTTCAGATCAAACCAGGGGACAGATGCACCAGAAAACCTGATAACGCTCTGTGAAACCTGTCACAAAGCCCTGCACAAAGGGGAGTTCGAACTTTCTGAGAGAAGGTCAAACACGAAACATGCAACAGAAGTAGGCATTGTCAAGTCCCTGATCAAGAAATCCGGCTGGAGCTTTGAGGAAGTTTTCGGTTACGAAACAAAGTTCTGGCGAGAACAGGTTTTGGGACTCGAAAAAACCCATTACTTTGATGCGGTTGCTATCTGTTGTGGGGACAAACAAACCGTAGAACCTGATGATACGGTTTACTTCAAAAAACATGTTCCTGCGGGAGATTATCAGCAAACAAAAGGGAAGAGATCAGAGAAGAACATACCTACCGGAAAGCTGTTTGGGCTCAGGAAATTCGATCTTGTAAAAACGGAAAAAGGGATCGGGATAGTCTGGGGAAAACGGTCATCCGGGTATTTTTCAATCTCAGATATATTCGGAAACAAAATTTCAGATAGTGTTAATGTTAAGAAAAAATGCAGGAGACTGAGTGCGAGGAGTACAACATTAGTTCAGACGATACAGTTAACACATTCCTCCCCCACCTGCCATTTCCGGCAAGCCGGAACTGTCGAGGAAGGGGTCTCCTGCTGA
- a CDS encoding transcriptional regulator yields MIVVADNGLISEENNIKMGEVEYEMVELLRRLNINRPVALTIACLSKGEEISSQCIEMVSGLRQPEVSIAMRYLRENDWVDMREEKKNQGKGRPVKLYKLTVQMDKIIDTIEENIIAESNTIFQNIERLKHLS; encoded by the coding sequence ATGATAGTTGTGGCAGATAATGGGCTAATATCAGAAGAAAATAATATTAAAATGGGAGAAGTTGAGTACGAAATGGTCGAGCTTTTGAGGAGGCTTAATATAAATAGACCTGTCGCCTTAACAATTGCATGCCTCTCAAAAGGAGAAGAGATTTCTTCCCAGTGTATAGAAATGGTATCAGGTCTGAGGCAGCCGGAAGTCAGCATTGCAATGCGCTACCTTCGCGAAAATGACTGGGTAGATATGAGAGAAGAAAAGAAGAACCAGGGCAAAGGCAGGCCGGTAAAGCTATATAAACTGACAGTTCAGATGGACAAAATTATTGACACAATCGAAGAAAACATCATTGCTGAAAGCAATACCATATTCCAGAACATAGAACGTCTCAAGCACCTTTCTTGA
- the hdrA gene encoding ferredoxin:CoB-CoM heterodisulfide reductase subunit HdrA — translation MTDGTTDGLDKAAVFICHCSGNISEHVDIDLVKKTLRAEGISVFDYEYLCSSQGQSLIKNKIIEGNLDRVVIGSCTPSKHGTLFKKCVQETGLNRAGLEIANLREQCAWVHPERTGATEKALSLLRAKLKRLENIEPLEEIKVDITQQALVIGGGIAGITTALNLADNGISTFLVEKDSSIGGQMAKIGKIFSPDKLAEECAMCSLSPLMNEVAAHPKITLLTWTEVESLSGSAGNFTIRLKKKPRYVKDSCTACGRCSRVCPTQVEDEFNCGYMDKKAISLRFSQSVPKIYCIDPDYCLQLNGEACGKCADACKTGAIDFSQKEEIVELNVGAVVVATGFEEYDASQKPQYGYGIFENVLTQMELARVLGINGPTKGELLRISDFSKASAVPTPAACTSGRESSSAPSSAPSSAPSPGVETPKRIVMIQCVGSRDEKEGGNRYCSRYCCMAALKHASLIKKKYPEMEITICYIDIRAFGFYENYYRAVQETGVNFVRGRPAEVVEKPDKSLVVRVEDTLSQKMRELPADLVVLSAAMIPSPGTRKIASVLNLSQDESGFIKERHSKLKPVDSSLDGIFVCGTAQSPKDVTDTIAQAGLAAIRARAFITDSPKMLDNEIAVINQVLCTRCGECLKCPFEALSLNESGRVVLDPLICTGCGYCTELCKDGAIQIAGFTKPQIKAEIEGVLEEGDVLGFVNSGISSLTCDNIGNSVLTYPSNVKLIKVPTCLVVDRDLVLHAFKHGASSVLFVEDPPDSPRAEIIYPLTTRHVEKLKEELGDSGNRIYFKKTYVPNTKGLAGTFTRLAREGEVIR, via the coding sequence ATGACTGATGGGACGACTGACGGGCTGGACAAAGCTGCCGTATTTATCTGCCACTGCAGTGGGAACATTTCCGAACACGTTGATATAGATCTCGTAAAAAAAACCCTTAGGGCAGAAGGGATCTCCGTTTTTGATTATGAGTACCTGTGCTCAAGCCAGGGGCAGTCCCTTATTAAAAATAAGATTATAGAAGGGAATCTGGACCGGGTAGTAATAGGTTCGTGTACTCCTTCCAAGCATGGCACTCTTTTTAAAAAGTGCGTCCAGGAAACCGGATTGAACAGGGCAGGGCTTGAAATTGCAAATTTAAGGGAACAGTGCGCCTGGGTGCATCCTGAAAGAACAGGAGCTACTGAAAAAGCTCTTTCCCTCCTGCGGGCCAAGCTAAAACGCCTGGAAAACATAGAACCTCTGGAAGAAATAAAAGTGGATATTACTCAGCAGGCCCTTGTCATAGGTGGGGGGATAGCAGGAATTACAACTGCCCTGAACCTTGCAGATAACGGAATTTCCACCTTTCTTGTTGAAAAAGATTCCAGCATCGGTGGGCAGATGGCAAAAATCGGGAAGATATTTTCCCCTGATAAGCTTGCTGAAGAGTGTGCAATGTGCTCACTCAGTCCTCTGATGAATGAGGTTGCAGCCCACCCGAAAATTACACTTTTGACCTGGACCGAAGTTGAAAGCCTGAGTGGAAGTGCAGGAAACTTTACTATCAGGTTAAAGAAGAAACCAAGATATGTGAAAGATAGTTGCACAGCATGCGGAAGGTGCAGCCGTGTCTGTCCTACCCAGGTTGAAGACGAGTTCAACTGTGGCTATATGGACAAAAAGGCAATTTCTCTTCGCTTCTCTCAGTCAGTTCCCAAGATCTACTGTATTGATCCCGATTATTGCCTCCAGTTAAATGGGGAAGCCTGCGGAAAATGTGCAGATGCCTGTAAAACCGGAGCAATTGATTTTTCCCAGAAGGAAGAAATTGTTGAACTTAACGTAGGGGCAGTTGTTGTTGCCACCGGTTTTGAGGAGTATGACGCATCCCAGAAACCCCAGTATGGATACGGAATTTTTGAAAATGTGCTGACCCAGATGGAACTTGCCCGGGTCCTCGGCATCAATGGTCCTACAAAAGGGGAACTTCTGAGGATCTCCGATTTTAGTAAAGCTTCTGCAGTTCCAACTCCTGCAGCCTGCACTTCAGGGCGAGAAAGTTCCTCTGCCCCTTCCTCTGCCCCTTCCTCTGCCCCTTCCCCTGGTGTCGAAACGCCGAAAAGAATAGTCATGATACAGTGTGTGGGCTCAAGGGACGAAAAAGAGGGAGGAAACCGCTACTGCTCAAGATACTGTTGTATGGCGGCTCTGAAACACGCAAGCCTTATTAAGAAAAAATATCCTGAAATGGAAATCACAATTTGCTATATTGATATAAGGGCTTTTGGTTTCTATGAAAACTATTACCGTGCAGTTCAGGAGACCGGAGTCAACTTTGTGAGGGGAAGGCCTGCCGAAGTTGTTGAAAAGCCGGATAAGAGCCTTGTTGTAAGGGTCGAAGATACCCTTTCCCAGAAAATGAGAGAACTTCCTGCGGATCTTGTTGTACTTTCCGCTGCCATGATACCTTCTCCAGGGACCAGGAAAATTGCCAGTGTGCTGAACCTGAGCCAGGACGAAAGCGGCTTTATTAAGGAAAGACACTCCAAGCTAAAACCCGTAGACAGTTCCCTTGACGGAATCTTTGTTTGCGGCACTGCCCAGAGCCCTAAAGATGTTACGGATACCATTGCCCAGGCTGGACTTGCAGCTATAAGGGCAAGGGCTTTCATTACGGACAGCCCGAAAATGCTGGATAACGAAATTGCAGTCATCAACCAGGTGCTCTGCACACGCTGTGGAGAATGCCTTAAATGTCCCTTCGAGGCTCTCTCCCTTAATGAGAGCGGAAGGGTTGTTCTTGATCCACTTATTTGCACGGGCTGCGGGTACTGTACCGAGCTCTGCAAGGATGGAGCCATCCAGATCGCGGGCTTTACGAAACCCCAGATAAAAGCCGAGATAGAGGGTGTGCTCGAGGAAGGAGATGTGCTTGGCTTTGTAAATAGCGGGATTTCTTCCCTTACCTGCGATAATATAGGCAACAGTGTGCTCACATACCCTTCAAATGTTAAATTGATTAAGGTCCCTACATGCCTGGTAGTGGACAGAGACCTGGTACTGCATGCCTTCAAGCATGGTGCGTCATCTGTCCTTTTTGTAGAAGACCCCCCTGACAGCCCGAGAGCCGAGATAATATATCCTCTTACTACGAGGCACGTTGAAAAACTCAAAGAAGAACTTGGAGATTCAGGAAACCGGATCTATTTCAAAAAAACCTATGTCCCGAACACAAAAGGGCTTGCAGGAACTTTTACCCGCCTTGCCCGGGAAGGAGAGGTGATCAGATGA